The genomic stretch tggggtttggatggatattgtgacatttaatcctcccaatactttgatttggaaatacatgtggtataatcagtgaccaaacttcatctcttcccatgagcaattaaatcaaggaattgggtaattgttcaagcttagagagattggattgccaaggaattggaatccaatcacttaagattgccaaggagattaatgaatgcattgattgaggaagagatgagaataaacttgatccggagaatgaaacatctcctaaacccaatgatttccccatttctaatcttacccattctatttactttctgtcatttaatttcttgctccTTACCCCAACTCCCCGTTTAAGATTTTTCACTTTAaattctgttatttactttctagtcatttacatttttgcatctcaatctaaattctgtttagctcaactagcctatttttctaactaaagttgcttgaccaatcaatccttgtgggattcgacctcactctatgtgagttttacttgacgataattcggtatacttgccgaagggaaatttgttgagagacaagttttcatgcatcactactcccaacttctatgggagaagcatctctattcctgccattggagcaaacaactttgagcttaagcctcaattagtttctatgatgcaacagaattgcaagtttcatggaattccattggaagatcctcatcagttcttggctaaatttttgcaaatctgtgacactgttaagaccaatagaGTTGATCCCGAGGACTATAGACTTATATgattttcccttttgctgtaagagacagagctagtatatggttgaattcacaacctagagacagcctgaactcttgggaaaagctggtcaataccttcttagctaaattctttccacctcaaaagatgagtaagcttagaCTGGAAGTttaaaccttcaaacagaaggaaggtgaatccctctatgaagcttgggaaagatacaagcagttgatcagaaggtgtccctctgacatgctttcaaaatggagcatcataggtatcttctatgatggtctgtctgagttatccaagatgtcattagaCCATTCTGTAGGCGGATCTATTCATCTAAAgaaaactcctgcagaagctcaggaactcattgaaatggttgcaaataaacagttcatgtacacttctgaaagaaatcttgtgaagaatgggacaactcagaagaaaggagttcttgagattgatactctaaatgccatattggctcagaacaaattattaactcagcaagtcaatataatttctcagaatctgaccggattgcaagctgcatctgGCAGTGCTAAAGAATCCTCCtttgaaggagaagcttatgaccctaaaaatcctgcaatggaagaggtgaattacatgggagaaccctatggaaacacctacaattcttcatggaggaatcacccaaatttatcatggaaggatcaacagaagcctaaacaaggctttaataacaataatggtgggagaaataggtttggcaataaCAAACATTTCCcattatcttctcagcaacagacagataACTCTGAGCAGAATCGTTCTGGCTTAGtaaccatagtctctgatctatctaagatcACACTAAGttttatgaatgaaacaagatcttccattagaaatttggaggcacaagtgggtcactTGAGTAAAAaggttattgaaactcctcctagcactctcccaagcaatacagaagaaaatcctaagagagagtgcaaggccataacaatgaccaacatggccgaacctggagagagtAAGGAGGACGTGATTCCCAGTGAAAAAAACCTCATGGGATGTCCTCTGAATGAAAAGAAGTTCCCCTTTGAGGAACCaaaagaatctgaggctcatacagagaccatagagattccattgaacctacttctaccattcatgagctctgatgagtattcttcctctgaaaaagatgaagacattactgaagagcaagttgctaagtaccttggagcaatcatgaagctaaatgccaagttatttggtaatgagacttgggaggatgagcctctattgctcattaatgaactaaacACCTTGGCTCAGCTaaagatacctcaaaagaaactgGACCctggaaggttcttaataccttgcaccattggcaccatgacctttgagaaggctctgtgtgacctggggtcaagtgtaaatctcatgccactctctgtaatggagaaactagggatctttgaggtacaagctgcaagaatctcattggagatggtagacaattcaagaaaataggcttatggacttgtagaggatgtcttagtaaaggttgaaggcctttacatccctactgacttcataatcctagatactgggaagaataaggatgaatccatcatccttggcagacccttccaagctacagcaaaagctgtgattgatgttgacagaggagagttggtccttcaagtgaatgaggactaccttgtgtttaaggctcaaggatctccttttgtacacatggagaagaagcatgaaaagcttctctcaatacagagtcaaacaaaacccccgcattcaaactctaagtttggtgttgggaggccccaaccatgctctgaaTATTTGtaaagctccatgagagctcactgtcaagctattgacattaaagaagcacttattggaaggcaacccaatttttattttccaatttctattgttattttatgttttctttatgTTGATgttcatgtggagtcacaaaaacaactacaCAAATCAAAGCAAActcaaaaacagcattaaaaatagcgCACCCTGGAAAAGGAGCTTATTGGAgattaaacgccagtaagggtagcagaatgggtgTTAAACggccagtctggcaccattatgggcgtttaacgccagaaaaaggcaccaagttggcgttcaacgccagaaagggaagaaaagctggtgttaaacgccagaaatgggcagcaaccaggcgtttaacaccaggattgGCACTAGGAGGGCGTTTACACGCCaaaatggtgcagggatgagaaatccttgacacctcaggatctgtggaccccacaggatccccacctacctcaactcactctctctcttcttcacacctCCCCATACCacccttccccaaatacccctcaccaatcacctccatctctcttccccatcacctcttcaccactcatatccacccactcttccccaaaaaccccaccttcCCCAcctttcaaaattcaaaaactttccctcccaaatccAACCCTCACACACGaaccctaccactctctctactcctatataaacccttcatccctccttcattttcacacgtCATAAATACTTCTtttcccccttggccgaatcaCTCACacctctccatctcctctatttcttctttttctccgtcccttctctcttcttttgctcgaggacgagcaaacattttaagtttggtgtggaaaaatcgttgctttttgtttttccataaccatttatggcaactaaggctggagaaacctctagaaagaggaaagggagggcaaaagcttctacctctgagtcatggaagatagagagattcatctcaaaggtccatcaagatcacttctatgaagttgtggccaagaagaatgtgatccctgaggtcactttcatgctcaaaaggaatgagtatccggagatccaacatgagatccaacaagggcgtggcacgccagaccctaggcgtgccacgctagttcaAGTCTCCAGAAGCAAAGAAAAGTGGAAAAAGcaaagggcgtgccacttgagctcgaaggcgtggcacgccaacacaAGAATTCCACTATGGCATGCCACTTAagttcgaaggcgtggcatgccaaggTTGACAAAGGGACAAGCGTGCCACTTGAACGATTGaacgtggcacgccaagctatTTTGAAGGGCACGTGACACGCCGGTGAAGCGCCAGCCACACGCCAGCTAAGAAGTCACCCCTATTGAGTGTtttctttccctccaaaatgtaattttcccttttttcacttttgtaattcttttaattttactaGGAGTAATATAAATACCCCCAAGGAGTACTGAAGAGGGGTTAAGCAGTTAGTTCTAGATCCACTTTTACACTCCACTTTTGAGTACTTTtcaagctatgagtagctaacttccctctcattgagagagggagctctgttgtacttgatggattgataatagtgaaattcttcttctcttcgtCTTCtatttgatttgctagaaggaatttcgttcttaatgcttagtgttcaattatcttgggaaagagattaaatgcaattgggtttcatgggaaccttgggaaaggaaacatgaaaccatgcttgaaatcccttctcacacttgagtagaatctgggttttggggatgggatacgtgacatataatccccccATCTACCTGGACCTATGAGGGTGTATGGTATAAttagggaccaagcatatctctcttcatgagcaattagacgaAGGAATTGGCTATagatcaagatctgagagattgagtcaccaagggattggggctccATCAATCATGATttccaagaggtcaatgagttgcatgattgaaaaggatataagctagatttgatccaaagaggcaacatctcccaatctcaattattttccccattcttatctatccatttctttatagcttaattttacattcagcaattccctactcccatttacattcaagtcatttatgattcagcactttacattctgcaatttccatttctgcactttattgcttttctttacattctagtcatttacatttGTGCCATTTAAAATTCTGCACTTCACAATCTTATTGATCCGCTTAactaattcatcaatcaattaaAACTACTTGAATTTGCCAATCTCtatggatacgatcccactccactgtgggttattactaggcgataattttggtgcgcttgccaaaagaaCTAATTCACTAATTTTTGAAAGGGGTAGTGAATTTCGGTCATCAAGTTttatggcgccattgccggggattagCTTAAATTTGACAGTGATTAAATTGATTGGAGAGCTAGATTAAGCAATTCAATTTCcttgttttttaatttcttttatttagcaatttttttttattttgagctcTATTTCATTCTTCTTTGATTATCCATAGTTCCACTCTTCTAACTGTTTGATCAAttgcaccactcacactaacaactGCTCTAACAATAGTAATTTCTTCATCCactttctttcttgctttttgCCTTGATTGGTTGTATGACAGATAGGAGAAGtggagcttcaacttcctttgattctgaaTCTGAGAGGACCCTctttagattaaggagggaagcaagagggaagagagtcgTTGGTgctgaggaggaggaagagtattttgaaaCAAACATGGAGGAGATTATGGAGAATCATCATGAGGAAGAATTTCATAACCATGCCAGGGGAGGCCCAGTCAATTATGatgggcaagaaaggagagtcTTAGGCTCTTACATCAACCCAAATCTagggaattgtggtagcagcatccTAAAGCCAAAAATTTatgccaataattttgagctgaagcctcagcTCATTACACTTattcagaataattgctcatatAGAGGAAGTGCCCAAGAAGATCCTAATCAACATCTCAGCATATTCTTGAGGATCTGtgatactataaagtccaacgGGGTACACCCTGACATCTACAAACTACTCttgttccctttctcactcagAGATAAGGCAGTAAAGTCGTTGAAATCATTCCCCAAGGATAGCCTAACTACATGGGAGGAGGTCATGAATAGATTCCTTGCTAGATTCTACCCTCCACAAAGAATCAataggctgagagctgaggtgcaaactttCAGACAACAAGATGGAGAAACACTCTATGAAGCCTGGAAGAGATTCAAAGATCTgacaagaagatgcccaccagaaATATTCAATGAGTGGGTACAACTACATATCTTTTATGAGAGACTATCCTATGAAGCAAAGAAGGCAATGGATCATTCTTCAGGAGGCTcactcaacaaaaagaaaaccattgaagaggttatagatgtcattgagactgtAGCTGAAAATGAGTATTTCTATGCCTCAGAAAGAACTCAGAAGAAGGGAGTGCTAGAACTCAACTCTGTAGATGCTTTGTTAGCTCAGAATAAGGCAATTGCAGCTCAAATAGCAGCCTTAACCAAGAGGATGGAGGCCAACCAAGCCTCAGTCATTCAAGACCAAATTCCTCAACAAGAAGGTAATGCATTAGAATCAGCAAAACCACAACCAGGACCACAACAAGCCTTATCGATCAAATCAACATCCCAACCACAACCCCAACCATCAAACAGGGAACCATAGACCCTACCATAACTCACAAAACATATCATACCATAAGAACCAACCCATACACAACAACCTTAATCAAGATGCACCATCCTCGACTATACAACCATGCAAAATCAAGAGCAACTTTGAGAGGATAGAGGTTGCAATAGCACAACTGTCATCCCAGATTTCAGGGGCAGTCTCCTCCCTCATGGACAGACAAGCACAAACTGACAAAAGGATAGATGCTAATCAAGAGGAATACAGGTCAAATATGAAAAATCATGGTGCAGCAATCTCAAagttggaagcacaagtggggaTTTTGTCCAAGCAAATTCCACTTTTCACACACACATTTCCCAGCAATACCATGGCTAACCCAAGAGGGGAATGCAAAGACATAACTCTAAAAAGTGGGAAGGTTACAGAGGAAGGAACCCCAAGCAAAGATAATCATGAAGAGGTTGTACCAAAACATGGGAATGATGATGAAGGGGAGACTCCAGCTTCACCTCCACCAAAATCAGTTTTGAAGCCTTATGTGCCAAAGGCACCATACCCGTAAAGACTAAGAAAAGATGGGAAGGATGGCCAGTTCTCCAAGTTCCTAGAGATCTTTAAGAGGCTCCAAATCAACATACCATTTGCTGAGGCATTAgaacaaatgccactctatgccaagttcttgaagaaGCTTATAACCAAAAAGAGGAACTGGGAGACAAAAGAAACCATAGTATTGACTGAGGAGTGCAGCGCCATCATACAGACGAAGTTGCCTCAAAAGTTGaaggacccagggagttttcaaatcccctgcatcataggggacaTCACTATTGAGAAAGCTTTGTGTGATTTgggagctagcataaatcttATGTCCCTGACTATGATGAGAAGGATGAAGATTGAGGAAGTCAAGccaacaagaatggcactcCAATTGGCTGACAGAACATTTAAGTTTCCACATGGGGTGGTGGAAGACTTGCTAGTGAAAGTGGGAGAGTTTATTTTCCCTACTGATTTTGTTGTGCTAGACATGGAAGAAGAGGCCAACACGTCAATtatcctaggaagaccatttctagctactgctggagccatcattgatgtgCAGAAAGGGAAACTAGTCTTGAGATTGCATGAAGAGAAAATGGTCTTCAACGTCTAAAGCAATGAGTTACCCCAAGGAACCCA from Arachis stenosperma cultivar V10309 chromosome 9, arast.V10309.gnm1.PFL2, whole genome shotgun sequence encodes the following:
- the LOC130949457 gene encoding uncharacterized protein LOC130949457, giving the protein MPLYAKFLKKLITKKRNWETKETIVLTEECSAIIQTKLPQKLKDPGSFQIPCIIGDITIEKALCDLGASINLMSLTMMRRMKIEEVKPTRMALQLADRTFKFPHGVVEDLLVKVGEFIFPTDFVVLDMEEEANTSIILGRPFLATAGAIIDVQKGKLVLRLHEEKMVFNV